CGACGGCATTGTCGATTAAGCACATAGCGCAGATGTACTGCGTAAACGGCAAGTGTTTTGCTGACTTATACCGCAATAAGCTGAGCGGCTACGCCCAGTGGTGCGAGAGAGAACTCGGCAGTGGGATTTACTTCAACGCCGTCAACATCGGGCCGTACATGAGCCTTGACGAGACGTGTCTGAGCAACGGCGAGGTATGGACATTCCTCACCAATAAGGACGGGCACGGCGGCAGTGGTACACTTGCCGCTGCAATCCCGGGCACAAAAAGCGACGAGATCATCTCCATACTCATCGGAGCGATGGGCAAGACCCTGAGACGAAAAGTCAGGGAGGTCACATGCGATCTGTCGTCCTCGATGATGCTGATAGCCGCCGAGGTATTCTACAACGCCCACGTCGTTAACGACCGCTTCCATGTGCAGCAGGTCTATAACGAGGCTGTCGACGAAATTCGCATAGACATCCGCCGACAGCTCATTGCCGAAGACAACAGCCGTGACAAATCAGAGCCTCCAATTACATATTCCAACGGCGAGACCATGCGCCAGATCCTTGCCCGCAGCAAGCACACCCTGATGATGTCGCAGAACAAATGGACTGACATACAGCGTCATCGCGCAAACATTCTGTTCAGACACTATCCGATACTGAAAGCTGCATACCATCTGGCTATGGAACTGCGCCAAATCTTCAACGCAAAGATATCACCCACCAAAGCAATGGGTCGGATGAACAAGTGGTATGAAAAAGTAATGGCATTGGGCAACAACAACTTCCGCTCTGTCATCAGGACGTTCAAGAACCACGCCCCGACTATCCTCAATTATTTCCGACGTCGCGCAACTAATGCCTCGGCCGAAGCATTCAACTCCAAAGTCAAAATCTTCCGTTCGCAGATGCGAGGGGTCCGTGACCATGATTTCTTTATCTTCCGACTCGTCAAGCTATACGCCTGAATCTTTAACACTCTATTCTAATTGTTTTAACAAATGCACCGGAATTTCGGCTTGTGCCCACCAAGCTGAATCTTACGGCGCATGGCTGATCCATCGGTATGGTGGTTGTGTGCTTTGATAGTATATAAAAAGAATACTCGAACAAGATCTTTTTAGATGCTTATTCGAGTGTTGTGGGTTTTAAGATGCTGATAATTAGCACTTATTGCGGAAAGAGAGGGATTCGAACCCCCGGAGGTGTGACCCTCAACGGTTTTCAAGACCGCCGCAATCGACCACTCTGCCATCTTTCCTTTGTGGTTTGCGTGTGCAAAGTTAGGTATTTTTATTTTACTGTGCAAGTAATTTGCGGAATTTTTTAAGTGTATTCTGTAATATTTTTATTTTTATGGTTAAATATCGGTTTTATGCGAAATTCTTCGTATTTTTGTGTGTTTTATATAACCTCTTCAAAGTCCTACTTCTAAGATCGGTAAAAGAATTATGCTTTATTCAATGACAGGATTCGGAAAGTCAGTAAAAGAGTTTCCGGGCAAAAAGATTACAATCGAGATCAAATCGCTTAATTCCAAGCAGGCCGATATTGCTACGCGTATCCCTGCATCGTTGCGTCAGCGCGAGCTTGATATGCGCAATGTGATTGCCGAAAAGCTTGTGAGGGGCAAGATTGATTTATCGGTTTCTATCGAATCGAGGAGCGGAGATGTGTCGCAGCGGTTCAATATCCCTGTCATGAAGGCTTATAAGGCACAGATCCAGCAGGCCGCCGCTGAACTTGGCATTCCGGAACCTGAATCAGATTGGTTCAGTATGCTTATGCGGTTTCCGGATGTGCTTCATGTCGAGTCGGTCGCTGATGCTGACGAATCGGAGGTGAATGCCACTATGGAAGCTCTTAAGGAGGCTATTGAGGCATTGTGTTCTTACCGTCGGGTCGAGGGTGAGAAGCTTGAGGCTTTCTTCACTGTGCGGGTCAACCGTATCGCGGAGCTTCTTGGCCAGATATCGAAGTATGAGGGTGAGCGTGCCGCTCGTGTGAGGGCACGTATGGAAGAGGGTCTGACCAAGCTGAGCGGGATTGATTATGACCGGTCTCGTCTGGAGCAGGAGATGTTCTTCTATATAGAGAAGTTCGATATTAATGAGGAGAAACAGAGGCTGGCACAGCACCTTACATATTTCATCGACACGATGAAGGCTCCTGGAGCCCAGGGCAAGAAGCTCGGGTTCATAACCCAGGAGATAGGTCGGGAGATCAATACGCTCGGATCCAAAAGCAATCATTCCGATATGCAAAGGCTCGTTGTCCAGATGAAGGATGAGCTTGAGCAAATGAAGGAGCAGGTTCTCAATGTTCTCTGAATATCATGTTGTCTAATATGGAAAAAGGCAAGATCATAATAATCTCGGCTCCGTCGGGTTGTGGCAAGTCGACAATAATCAACGCCCTTCTTAAGCGAGGTGAGATAGACATGCAGTTCTCTGTGTCAGCTACCAACCGTCCTCCGCGCGATGGGGAGGTCCATGGAGTGAATTATTATTTCCTCACCGACGATGATTTCAAGAAAGCTATTTCACAAGGCGATTTCGTGGAATATGAGGAGGTGTATCCGGGGAGATATTACGGAACTCTTAAGAGTGAGATTGCCCGCATAGTGGATGGCGGTCACAATGTGGTGCTTGATATAGATGTCAAGGGCGGAGTGAATGTGAAGAGAATGTATGGCGATGAGGCTGTGAGCGTATTCATACAGCCGCCGTCGGTCGAGGCTCTTCGCTCACGTCTTGTGGGGCGTGGCACCGAGACTGAGGATGCGATAGAGCAGCGTGTGGCGCGTGCCGAGTTCGAGATAGGATACGCTCCTCAGTTTGATCACACTGTGGTCAACGATGACCTCACCGAAGCTATAGAGAATGTGTCGAAAATCTTAAAAGAGTTCACCTGCCGATGAGGATAGGAGTGTTCGGAGGGTCGTTCAACCCTGTTCATATAGGTCATGTGATGCTCGCCAGCTACCTCAAGCAGTTTGAGGGTTTTGATGAGGTGTGGCTAATGCTCTCTCCGCTCAATCCCTTGAAGGCTAATTCAACAGAGCTTATCCCTGATGTGACGCGTCTGAAGATGCTCGACATAGCTCTCAAAGGCGCAGAAGGCATAAAGGTGAGTGACATAGAGCTGTCTATGCCTAGGCCATCCTATACGATAAATACACTGCGCTATCTTGCCAAGAGATATCCGCGCCATACATTCAAGCTGATAATAGGGTCGGACAACTGGAAGATATTCTCGCAATGGAAGGACAGTGAGGCTATCATCAGGGATTTCGGAGTGGTGGTTTATCCTCGTCCCGGATATCCTGTCGGCACCATTTACGATGATGATGTCGAAGTGGTCAAGGCCCCTATGGCAGATGTGTCGAGCTCGTTCATACGCAATGCAATAGCACGAGGCAAGGACATGAACTATTTTCTCCCTTCAGGGGTCTACGATTATATCAAGACATTCAATCTATATATCCCCAAACCGTTATCTGGAAATGCAGTTAAGCCCTAATTCATTGGCGTTTGTAGCGTTGGGCAATGAGTATTGTGCCGCAATCGAAAACGCCTCCCAGTCCGATCCGCAAGCGTTCATAGCTGAGATGGTGAGGTTGCTTCCGCGTATCTACATCACAGCTTCCGACCTTAAGCCGGCACCGTCTCTTGACGAGGAGCCGCCGTATATCGACAGCTATCTTGACGAGTATCATTATGAGTCACTCCGTTCCGCTATAGAGGGTATGCTCGGTCAGGATGATGTGTACCTTGAGGTGTTTGAGGAGGATATGAAATATTCTGACACGCCGATCCGGGCAAGCATTTCGGAGGGGCTGTGCGATATATTCCAGGTGCTTTACAACTTTGTATCGTCGGTCCGTGATGCCGCCGAGTCGCAGATCAATGATGCGCTCATTGCTGTAAGCGAGGACTTCGCGTCGTTTTGGTCACAGAAAGTTGTGAATCTCATGCGTCCCCTCAACCATATCCGTTACAACTCGGATGAAGATGACGACATGTTCTGAACAGGTTGTTGAAAATTCTAAACTTATATATATATAAAGATGTCAATTATAAAACCAGGTACACCTGTAGCGTTTTGCAGTGACCATGCAGGCTACGAAATGAAAATGCTCTTGGAGGGCTACTTCGAGGCGCAGGAGATTGAGTACAAGGACTTCGGCACATTCTCGGCTGAAAGTTGCGATTATGCCGATTATGCCCATCCATGTGCGCAGGCAATAGAAGAGGGTATGTGCTATCCGGCTATTGCGTTGTGCGGCTCAGGCAACGGCATAGGGATAACACTTAATAAACATCAGGGAATACGTGCGGCAATATGCTGGAATGTTGAGCTTGCCGAGCTTGCCCGCCGTCATAATGATGCCAATGTACTTGTGCTCCCGGCACGTTTCATTGACAATGTGACAGCCATCAGTATAGTTGAAAAATTTCTTGAGTCTCCGTTTGACGGCGGACGCCATCAGCGTAGAGTGGAAAAGATACCTTTGAAATAAAGTTCCTCAGGGATTACAGCATCAGGACAGGAGGGCTTTGCAATAGACGATGCGACCATAGGTTTAAGATATCTATGTGTCCTTGTCGTCAGGCAAGCCCTCCTGTCCTGATGCTGTTTTTGTTTCGTTCAGTCGTGAGGCATGGCTGAGGCTATTGCTTTTCGGCTCTCTTCCATAAGTGTGTTGAGGTCATGGCCTCCGGGTGTAGGCGGTATGGGTTTATGTATGGTGAGCCTTATGTGCCCGGGACGCGGAAGCAGCCTGAATCGTGGAAGCACATCAAATGCTCCATCAATTGTCACAGGGACTACCGGCATATTGAACTCTACGGCGAGCATATATGCCCCTTTTTTGAATTTTCGCATCTTGCCGTCCCAGGTGCGGGCCCCTTCGGGGAACACTACGAGCGACATTCCTCCGCTCAATTGTTTCTCTGCCTCCTGCATTGTGCGTCGGGTGGCACTTACGGATGAGTTGTCAACGAATATCTGTCCCGAAGCCTTGCATCCCCACCCAACGAACGGGATCCTACGCAGGCTTTCCTTCATCATCCACCGGAAATTATGTCCGAGGTAGCCGAAAAGTGAGAATATGTCATAAGCACCCTGATGGTTGGCGACGAACACGTATGAGGTGTCTTTGTCGATGTTTTCATGTCCGCTCGCGGTCACTCTGACGAATGCCAGCCAGCAGAATATGCGTCCCCAAAGCACTTCGGGATAATAGCCCCACCATTGTCCGGCTCCAAGAGCGGAACCTATCACTGTGAAAATGGCGGTGATAATGGTCGAGGCCACTATCAGCGGGCAGAAAATCAGAATCTGGTATATTCGGTAGAGTATTATCATTGTATCGTGTGGGATACTGCGTCGTGAAGGACTGGGTTGTATAAGTTGATTTCGAGTGCAAAAATACGTAAAAATATTTTCACTGTCAGTGATATTCGACATAAATACGGAAAAATTTCTTTAAATATTGTGTGGGACGTGGATTTACACTATCTTTGTGGTGAAAATCCCCTGAGGTAAAGAGAACACACTCGGCAAATTATTAACTAATCAATAAATATTTAATTTTTACTCAACACTACTATGTGGTTAACATGTTCATCTATAGGGCGCAAGCTTGTGATGGCAGTCACCGGAGCTTGCCTTGTCCTATTTGTCACGTTTCACTGCCTGATGAATGGTGTCGCGCTGTTCTGGCCTATGGGCTATAATGCTGTGTGCGAATTTCTCGGAGCCAACTGGTACGCTCTTGTAGCATCCATGGGGCTTGCAGCTCTCTTTGTCATTCACATCCTCTACGCTCTTTGGCTCACGCTTCAGAACCGTCGTGCACGTGGTAATGACCAGTATGCCATTGCCGGTGCTGCTCCCGGAGTGGAATGGTCGTCCAAGAATATGCTTGTGCTCGGCATTGTTGTGGTCGCATTCCTTGTGGTTCACCTCATCCAGTTCTGGGCAAAGATGCAGCTTGCTGAGATTCTTGAGGAGGAATACATGTATAATGGTGTATATGTGCATCCTGCCGATGGTATAGCATTCATCAACATCGCGTTCTCACAGGTATGGACCCCCATTGTCTACATCATAGGCTTTGTGGCACTGTGGTTCCATATGAATCACGGTTTCTGGTCCATGTTCCAGACCGCAGGCTGGGACAATGACACCTGGCTCCCCCGCCTCAAGAGCATCAGCTTCTGGTGGACATCCATCGTCGTAGGTCTCTTCATCATTCAGGCCGTAGTGTTCACTGTGCGTGCCATGTAATGTGAGTTACAGCGAGAACTAATATTTTCCCGAATTAAAAAAATAACATTACCAGATATGGCAGATATAAAGAACCTTGAGGGGATGATTGATTCTACCCCCATCATGAATGATTATGCCGACATCGAGTCCTCAAAGCTCCCTGAATATCAGATAGATTCCAAGATCCCCGAAGGACCTCTCGCCCAGAAGTGGACCAACTATAAGGCTCATCAGAAACTTGTCAATCCCGCAAATAAGCGCAACCTTGACATCATCGTTGTAGGTACAGGCCTTGCAGGTGCATCCGCAGCATCGACCCTTGGCGAACTTGGCTTCAATGTGCTGAACTTCTGCATTCAGGATTCACCTCGCCGTGCTCACTCCATCGCAGCTCAGGGTGGTATCAATGCCGCTAAGGATTATCAGAACGACGGCGACTCAGTGTACCGTCTCTTCTACGATACCATTAAGGGTGGTGACTTCCGTTCACGCGAGGCAAATGTATACCGTCTTGCCGAAGTCTCCAACAATATTATAGACCAGTGCGTTGCTCAGGGTGTTCCTTTTGCACGTGAGTACGGCGGTCTCCTTGCCAACCGTTCTTTCGGTGGCGCACAGGTGTCACGTACATTCTATGCCAAGGGTCAGACCGGTCAGCAGCTTCTGCTCGGAGCTTATGCTTCACTCAACCGCCAGATCAAGAAAGGCACAGTGAAGTCATTCAACCGTCGCGAGATGCTTGATCTCGTAATCATCGACGGCCGTGCCCGCGGTATCATCGTGCGCAACCTCATCACAGGCGAGCTGGAGCGTTACGCCGCTCATGCCGTAGTGCTCGCTACCGGCGGATACGGACGTGCTTTCTTCCTTTCCACAAATGCTATGGGCTGCAACGGTTCTGCCGCAGTTCAGGCATTTAAGAAGGGTGCCTACCTTGCCAACCTTGCATTCACTCAGATCCACCCCACATGTATCCCTGTGCATGGTGAGGACCAGTCCAAGCTTACACTTATGAGCGAGTCGCTCCGTAACGACGGCCGTATCTGGGTGCCCAAAAAGAAAGAGGATGCCGAGGCTATCCGTGCAGGCAAGAAGAAGCCTACCGATATACCCGATGAGGACCGCGACTTCTATCTGGAGCGTCGCTATCCTGCGTTCGGCAACCTCTGTCCTCGTGACATCGCCAGCCGTGCAGCCAAGGAGCGTTGCGACGCTGGCTACGGTGTAGGTTCCGGAAATGCTGTTTACCTTGACTTCAAGTATGCTATCGAGCGTCTTGGCGAGGATGTGGTACGTGACCGTTACGGCAACCTTTTCGATATGTACCAGATGATTTCTGATGACGATCCCTACCACACCCCGATGATGATCTTCCCTGCAAGCCACTATACAATGGGTGGTATCTGGGTTGACTACGAGCTCCAGACATCAGTGAAGGGTCTTTTCGCTATCGGCGAATGTAACTTCTCTGACCATGGTGCCAACCGTCTTGGTGCATCGGCTCTCATGCAGGGTCTTGCCGACGGTTACTTCGTGATACCTTACACCATGCAGAATTATCTCAGCGATCAGATCAAGGTGCCTCACTTCACTACCGACACCAAGGAGTTTGACGAAGCTGAGAAGGCTGTGCGCGAGCGCATACAGAAGCTTATGAACATCAAGGGCACCAAGTCCCCTGACCAGATCCACAAGCGTCTCGGACATGTGATGTGGGATCTCGTAGGTATGGGACGTACACTCAAGAGTCTCGTAAAGGCTCTTGAAGAGGTAGAAGAAGTGCGTAAGGAATTCTATACCGATCTGCGCATCGTAGGCAATGCCGACGATCTCAATCAGGAACTTGAGAAGGCATTGCGTCTTGAGGACTTCCTCGTGATAGCCAAAATGATGGCGATCGACGCTCTCAACCGTAACGAATCGTGCGGAGCACATTTCCGTGAGGAGTATCAGCTCGCTGACGGTGAGGCTGCACGTAACGACAAGGACTATATGTACGTGTCCTGCTGGAAGTACACCGGCGAAAATGAGAAGCCTGTCCTCCTCAAAGAGCCCCTCAACTACACCGAAATCAAGGTTCAGACCCGTAACTACAAGTCATAATCAATCCCCCGATTTTTTATCTGAAGCAAAATGGAACATAATATAAATGTAAACCTCAAGATTTGGCGCCAGCGTAGCCCGAAAGAACCGGGGGCGTTCAAGAACTACCGTGTGGAGAACGTCTCCACCGGAAGCAGCTTCCTCGAAATGCTCGATATGCTCAACCAGCAGCTCGTAGAGAAGGGTGAGGAGCCTGTGGTATTTGACAGCGATTGCCGCGAGGGTATCTGCGGTATGTGCTCTCTTTATATCAACGGACATCCCCATGGTCCGGTACAGGGCATAACCACCTGTCAGCTCCACATGCGTAAGTTCAACAACGAGGACACCATCACCATCGAACCGTGGCGTTCTGCCGCATTCCCTGTGATACGCGACCTTATGGTCAACCGTAATGCCTTTGACCAGATACAGCAGGCAGGAGGTTACGTGTCGTTCAATTGTGGCGGAGCTCCCGATGCCAACAATCTCCCCATATCCAAGGAGGTTGCCGATATAGCAATGGACTCTGCTACATGTATCGGTTGCGGTGCATGTGTTGCAGCTTGCAAGAATGGTTCTGCAATGCTCTTCGTCAGTGCCAAGGTAAGCCAGTTTGCCCTTCTTCCCCAAGGTCAGGTTGAGCGTGCCCGCCGTGCCCGCGCCATGGTCAGCAAGATGGACGAGCTTGGCTTCGGCAACTGTACCAACACCGGAGCTTGTGCGGCTGAGTGTCCCAAGAACATCTCGCTCAGCAACATCGCCCGCCTCAACCGCGAGTTCATCAAGGCAAAGTGTGCCGATTGATCTGACTATAGAGAGTTGATAGCGGTATAGTGGCGGAGACATCCGTCCGGCAACAGCTCTCAGTCATTATTTATAAAAGGAACAGCAGAATATATATTCGTTCTGCTGTTCCTTTTTCGTGTTATGCACATTAAGTGGGATTTAAGTACTGAGAAACTATTGCTTCCCTATTAAATTTGCATTATAGAGCATGTTTTATAAGAATCTGTAATATTTGTTCGTAATTATTTGGTTTAATGATTCATAACACGTATATTTGCGAAAGACGTCATTATCACATTTTCATTCATATTCATTAATGTAATCCAAACCTGTTTATTCCTCTGATAAATGTACTGCCATGAAAAGATGTAATTTAATAGCCAATATATGCTGCATTGTTTATGGCAGGTGTTGTCGGGTGGTGTATGCATGTCCGATTTGCAAATTGGAATATCCCGATGCGGTTGATTATAACAAAGCGGAGATAAGATGGTAGTAAGATTTCTGTTAAGTCTTGTATGCCTGCTCTTTGTAGCCTGTGCGGGGAGGAATGGCAGTGGTGGTGAGATGTCTGATTCCGGATTGCATTTTCCTGACTCTATGGATGTCAAGTGGACTTATGTGACCGGTGACGATATGATGCCTAATCCAAGATGTTTTGCCGTGGATGACTCCTGTGTCTATGTGCTTGGTGATGCAGGGGGACGTAGCCTGTTTGTGTATAACATAACCACAGGAGAAGAGATGGGCAGCTACATTGACCGTCGGTCGCATATAGGAGAGCTGACGAATCCATACGGATTGAGCATTGACAGAAGTACTGGTGATTTCGGTGTGTTCAATTTAGGTATGACTGACAGGTTTCTTGTGAGATATTCACCTGAATATGAACCTAAAGTACTATATAGAGTGGATTCTGTTTTCCCGATTAATGATATCGTGCTTGCTCCTGACGATCGTGTCATAGCAGTGTCATTGGTATATGAGAACGGGGAGCCAACAGGACGTCAGGCTGTGAGCCTGCTTGATGTAGCGGACGGTGTTACTCTGATAGGTTCGTGTGATGAATTATTACCGGTAATACCAAAAGGATTGGGTAGGGAGATCAGTGTGTCGGGTTCCGGAAAAAGAGTGGCATCAATAATTCGGAATTCGGGATTTTTGGAGACGTATGAGATAACAGGCGATAGCATATTGCGTACATCTCACAACAACTATTTTCCCATAGAGGTGTCTGACGACGGTATCGCTCATGTGAATCATAATATACAATATGGTTTCAGATGTGTTGCCGTCTCGGATGATTATGTATATGCTGTATATAGCGAATCTAAGGCTGAGGGTGATCCGGTCACTACTGTAGGAGTGTGGGACTGGAATGGTAATCCGGTCAAGAAGATCAAGACCGATAAGAATGTTTCTGATATATGTGTGTCACCCGACGGTTCACGGCTTTATTGCACGTCAAAATTCAGGAGTTCGATATGCACTATTAATTACATAGATTTATAATAATTGCCATAGGTGAGAAATGAGTATCACCTATGGCATAAAAATATAATGTCATGAAAACATATCCCCTACATACTGCGAGACTGTTCATATTACTCATCGTATCGTTAGTGGCTGTCATGGCTTTCGCCGAAGAGAAGCCTTTGACTCTGTATGGCAGAATTAAGGAATCGGTGTTCAAGAACGACTTGCCTGAAGCATGGGTATACACAATTGATGAGAACGGTAACCGCAAGGATTCTCTGACGGTATGGAACAAGAGCAATTCGATGTTCAGTGACGGTGTTATAAATGATTTTGCCCGTATTTCATTCCTCGTGGAAAGGAAGGATTCGGTGTATGTTTTTGAGGTGGGATGTGAAGGATATACACCCCGGACTGTTGTATATAAGGTGGAGAATGTAGGCGATCGTGAGGATACGAGAAATATTCCTGACATATATCTCGACCGTGCTCCCCACAAGCTGCGTGAGGTCGAGGTCACAGCCTCAAAGATCAAATTCTATCACCGTGGCGACACCATAGTGTACAATGCCGATGCATTTCAGCTCGCCGATGGATCGATGCTTGATGCTCTCATATCGCAACTGCCTGGTGTGGAGCTCAGTGATAACGGACGGATCACTGTCAACGGTGAGTTTGTGGAGTCATTATTGCTCAATGGCAAACATTTCTTTGACGGCAACAATAATATAATGCTTCAGAATATAGGAGCTTATACGGTTAAGAATGTTGAGGTGTATCGCGGGCATTCGTTGATGGAGAAGTTTCACGATAATCTTAATGCTCCCAAGCGTCTCACAATGGATGTGAAGCTCAAAAAGGAGTATTCGATTGGGTGGATAGCGAATGCACAGGCTGGTTATGGCACAGAGTCACGTTTCATGGGCAGACTGTTTTCCGCATGGTTCACATCGTCAACCGAGGTAGTGTTTCTTGGTAACATCAATAATCTGAATGACAACCGTGAGCCGGGTAAGAATAGCTCATGGACCCCTGAGCAGATGCCTTCCGGCACGCGCAGGTATCAGCTTGCCGGGCTCAATTATCAGCATAGGGTACCGTCGGGTAACAGATTTGCCAGAGGTAACATTACATATGAGGGAAATAGACTCAACAGCAGTACTGTGACCGACAGAACAAATTTCTTCTCTACAGGTAATACCTACGACTATAGTAGTGCCGGTGACAGATATAAGGATTTCAAGGTCCGTACCAACCATTCATTCGGACGTAAATTTAATGGAGTAAGCATCTCGGCAGATGTCGCCGGAAGCTATTCTCGTACAGACAATACGTCATCGAGCCTGTCGGCCACATTTGACAGTGAGCAGTCTGGAATGTCGTTGCAGGCACTTGAAGCTGTATATGCCACCGGATTGTCTGAACAGCTGTCCTCCATTATCAATCGTTCCAGGCAACTCAATAACGGACTGAACAAGGCAGGCAGCGTCAACGGAGGCGCAATGCTTTCGTATAAAATACCTCAAAGTCCTGACCGGATATATGCCCAGATGGCGGTAAGCTACAGTTCCCGCAAATCGGAGGCATGGCATGATATAAACGTAAATTATAGTGATAATTCCATAGCGGGTATCAGACAGAGAAATTACACTTACGGATCGCCTGACAGTGACTTTACACTGCGTGCCGGCACAGGTTACAATTGGAGAAAAGGTATGCTGTCAGGTGCGGTGAAGTACGATTATAATTTCCATAACCGTGACAGAGACTCTTACATGTATGCCCTGGAGCGTCTTGGTGATGATATGGGCGTGTATGGGGAACTTCCGGCGGGTTATCAGTCATGTCTTGATGCAGGCAACAGCTATACTTCGCGGCTTTGTGAGAACAAGCATACATTGTCGCTTGAATTAATGTATCTCGGCAAATTGTCCAATGGCAATTCCTTGCAGATCAGATTTGAGCCTAATGTCGGTGTGCTCCATAGCAATCTGCATTATTTCAGTGACAATAAGGCATATCCGG
The sequence above is drawn from the Duncaniella freteri genome and encodes:
- a CDS encoding transposase, producing the protein METTALSIKHIAQMYCVNGKCFADLYRNKLSGYAQWCERELGSGIYFNAVNIGPYMSLDETCLSNGEVWTFLTNKDGHGGSGTLAAAIPGTKSDEIISILIGAMGKTLRRKVREVTCDLSSSMMLIAAEVFYNAHVVNDRFHVQQVYNEAVDEIRIDIRRQLIAEDNSRDKSEPPITYSNGETMRQILARSKHTLMMSQNKWTDIQRHRANILFRHYPILKAAYHLAMELRQIFNAKISPTKAMGRMNKWYEKVMALGNNNFRSVIRTFKNHAPTILNYFRRRATNASAEAFNSKVKIFRSQMRGVRDHDFFIFRLVKLYA
- a CDS encoding YicC/YloC family endoribonuclease codes for the protein MLYSMTGFGKSVKEFPGKKITIEIKSLNSKQADIATRIPASLRQRELDMRNVIAEKLVRGKIDLSVSIESRSGDVSQRFNIPVMKAYKAQIQQAAAELGIPEPESDWFSMLMRFPDVLHVESVADADESEVNATMEALKEAIEALCSYRRVEGEKLEAFFTVRVNRIAELLGQISKYEGERAARVRARMEEGLTKLSGIDYDRSRLEQEMFFYIEKFDINEEKQRLAQHLTYFIDTMKAPGAQGKKLGFITQEIGREINTLGSKSNHSDMQRLVVQMKDELEQMKEQVLNVL
- the gmk gene encoding guanylate kinase, encoding MEKGKIIIISAPSGCGKSTIINALLKRGEIDMQFSVSATNRPPRDGEVHGVNYYFLTDDDFKKAISQGDFVEYEEVYPGRYYGTLKSEIARIVDGGHNVVLDIDVKGGVNVKRMYGDEAVSVFIQPPSVEALRSRLVGRGTETEDAIEQRVARAEFEIGYAPQFDHTVVNDDLTEAIENVSKILKEFTCR
- the nadD gene encoding nicotinate (nicotinamide) nucleotide adenylyltransferase, whose product is MRIGVFGGSFNPVHIGHVMLASYLKQFEGFDEVWLMLSPLNPLKANSTELIPDVTRLKMLDIALKGAEGIKVSDIELSMPRPSYTINTLRYLAKRYPRHTFKLIIGSDNWKIFSQWKDSEAIIRDFGVVVYPRPGYPVGTIYDDDVEVVKAPMADVSSSFIRNAIARGKDMNYFLPSGVYDYIKTFNLYIPKPLSGNAVKP
- a CDS encoding DUF5063 domain-containing protein — protein: MQLSPNSLAFVALGNEYCAAIENASQSDPQAFIAEMVRLLPRIYITASDLKPAPSLDEEPPYIDSYLDEYHYESLRSAIEGMLGQDDVYLEVFEEDMKYSDTPIRASISEGLCDIFQVLYNFVSSVRDAAESQINDALIAVSEDFASFWSQKVVNLMRPLNHIRYNSDEDDDMF
- a CDS encoding RpiB/LacA/LacB family sugar-phosphate isomerase yields the protein MSIIKPGTPVAFCSDHAGYEMKMLLEGYFEAQEIEYKDFGTFSAESCDYADYAHPCAQAIEEGMCYPAIALCGSGNGIGITLNKHQGIRAAICWNVELAELARRHNDANVLVLPARFIDNVTAISIVEKFLESPFDGGRHQRRVEKIPLK
- a CDS encoding lysophospholipid acyltransferase family protein; this translates as MIILYRIYQILIFCPLIVASTIITAIFTVIGSALGAGQWWGYYPEVLWGRIFCWLAFVRVTASGHENIDKDTSYVFVANHQGAYDIFSLFGYLGHNFRWMMKESLRRIPFVGWGCKASGQIFVDNSSVSATRRTMQEAEKQLSGGMSLVVFPEGARTWDGKMRKFKKGAYMLAVEFNMPVVPVTIDGAFDVLPRFRLLPRPGHIRLTIHKPIPPTPGGHDLNTLMEESRKAIASAMPHD
- a CDS encoding succinate dehydrogenase cytochrome b subunit, whose product is MWLTCSSIGRKLVMAVTGACLVLFVTFHCLMNGVALFWPMGYNAVCEFLGANWYALVASMGLAALFVIHILYALWLTLQNRRARGNDQYAIAGAAPGVEWSSKNMLVLGIVVVAFLVVHLIQFWAKMQLAEILEEEYMYNGVYVHPADGIAFINIAFSQVWTPIVYIIGFVALWFHMNHGFWSMFQTAGWDNDTWLPRLKSISFWWTSIVVGLFIIQAVVFTVRAM
- a CDS encoding fumarate reductase/succinate dehydrogenase flavoprotein subunit yields the protein MNDYADIESSKLPEYQIDSKIPEGPLAQKWTNYKAHQKLVNPANKRNLDIIVVGTGLAGASAASTLGELGFNVLNFCIQDSPRRAHSIAAQGGINAAKDYQNDGDSVYRLFYDTIKGGDFRSREANVYRLAEVSNNIIDQCVAQGVPFAREYGGLLANRSFGGAQVSRTFYAKGQTGQQLLLGAYASLNRQIKKGTVKSFNRREMLDLVIIDGRARGIIVRNLITGELERYAAHAVVLATGGYGRAFFLSTNAMGCNGSAAVQAFKKGAYLANLAFTQIHPTCIPVHGEDQSKLTLMSESLRNDGRIWVPKKKEDAEAIRAGKKKPTDIPDEDRDFYLERRYPAFGNLCPRDIASRAAKERCDAGYGVGSGNAVYLDFKYAIERLGEDVVRDRYGNLFDMYQMISDDDPYHTPMMIFPASHYTMGGIWVDYELQTSVKGLFAIGECNFSDHGANRLGASALMQGLADGYFVIPYTMQNYLSDQIKVPHFTTDTKEFDEAEKAVRERIQKLMNIKGTKSPDQIHKRLGHVMWDLVGMGRTLKSLVKALEEVEEVRKEFYTDLRIVGNADDLNQELEKALRLEDFLVIAKMMAIDALNRNESCGAHFREEYQLADGEAARNDKDYMYVSCWKYTGENEKPVLLKEPLNYTEIKVQTRNYKS
- a CDS encoding succinate dehydrogenase/fumarate reductase iron-sulfur subunit; the encoded protein is MEHNINVNLKIWRQRSPKEPGAFKNYRVENVSTGSSFLEMLDMLNQQLVEKGEEPVVFDSDCREGICGMCSLYINGHPHGPVQGITTCQLHMRKFNNEDTITIEPWRSAAFPVIRDLMVNRNAFDQIQQAGGYVSFNCGGAPDANNLPISKEVADIAMDSATCIGCGACVAACKNGSAMLFVSAKVSQFALLPQGQVERARRARAMVSKMDELGFGNCTNTGACAAECPKNISLSNIARLNREFIKAKCAD